In the Topomyia yanbarensis strain Yona2022 chromosome 3, ASM3024719v1, whole genome shotgun sequence genome, one interval contains:
- the LOC131691238 gene encoding zinc finger protein 91-like yields MEHQNTKPNEEIKLEEPVEFNTSLQLKVEEIEIIGTLPEIEPGQPPADAASHQCEFCDKHFQSINLLNQHQFNHPYICDLCGKEYRTRNVIRDHMKWHREKSHKCDVCEKAFHAVGLLTRHKKTHISKSSLSCPDPYICDLCGKKYRELNQIRIHMRVHREKPHKCNLCEKAFFTERDLNEHKNLHSNDKPYNCKLCGKAFHMQTQLRSHTINHSSEKHFNCNVCGKAFAMSWNIAIQNGIDMNTDKLTACSEHESFRLINTTCDICGKECRTFVQLKVHLNAHTVKSHKCDVCEEGFGSIQRLKEHKRIHSNEESYVCELCGKVFRMRSQLKTHKLTHSNEKPFKCEACDKCFTMRYQLRQHQRVHTDMKYKCEKCGKEFKLLNTLEQHWTIHTNEKPYVCNVCGKAFRLKAGLKIHMYSHTNEKPYKCDVCGKDFAVRGAFNVHMRIHTKETPHKCEVCGMEFSGKYLLRNHMYLHTHEKPHKCEVCGQGFRLKCTLKKHTYVHSKEKRFKCELCGKGYRVWDHLKTHMYIHTNEKPYKCDVCGKHFRSKPNLQLHMFVHSKEKPHECEVCGLTFSSKRALTQHAKTHTDLKPHKCDICGKEFRVKYCLKTHMYFHTNEYPYKCEVCGKKFRENHLLKTHTILHTNEKPYKCEVCGKELRAKPCLRSHMYIHRNEYPYKCQVCGKQFRQGHLLKTHRYVHTNEKPYACEVCGKGFYHLNTFKSHKPCKSQKSLP; encoded by the coding sequence ATGGAGCACCAAAATACAAAACCTAATGAGGAGATCAAACTAGAAGAACCCGTCGAATTCAATACCTCTCTACAGTTAAAGGTGGAAGAAATCGAGATCATAGGTACACTGCCTGAAATAGAGCCCGGACAGCCGCCAGCAGATGCCGCTAGCCATCAATGTGAATTTTGTGACAAACATTTCCAATCTATTAACCTGCTCAACCAGCATCAATTTAATCATCCTTACATATGCGATTTGTGTGGAAAAGAATATCGTACGCGTAATGTTATCAGAGACCATATGAAATGGCATAGGGAAAAGTCTCACAAATGTGATGTTTGTGAGAAGGCATTTCACGCAGTCGGTCTGCTCACTAGACATAAGAAAACCCACATTTCTAAATCATCCCTTAGCTGCCCAGATCCTTACATATGTGATTTGTGTGGTAAAAAATATCGTGAGCTCAATCAAATCAGAATTCATATGAGGGTTCATAGAGAAAAACCTCACAAATGCAATTTGTGTGAGAAGGCATTTTTCACAGAAAGAGATCTTAATGAACATAAAAATCTTCACTCGAACGATAAACCATACAACTGTAAATTGTGTGGAAAGGCATTTCACATGCAGACTCAGCTACGAAGCCATACGATTAATCACTCGAGTGagaaacatttcaattgtaatgTGTGCGGCAAAGCATTCGCTATGTCCTGGAATATCGCGATCCAAAATGGAATAGACATGAACACGGACAAACTTACTGCGTGTAGCGAACATGAATCTTTTCGCCTAATTAATACAACATGTGATATATGTGGAAAAGAATGTCGTACGTTCGTACAGCTGAAAGTACATCTGAATGCTCACACTGTAAAATCCCATAAATGTGACGTGTGTGAGGAAGGCTTTGGTTCTATTCAGCGACTCAAAGAACATAAAAGAATTCACTCAAATGAAGAATCATATGTGTGTGAATTATGTGGAAAAGTATTTCGCATGCGAAGCCAGCTGAAAACTCACAAGCTTACCCACTCCAATGAGAAACCATTCAAGTGTGAAGCGTGTGACAAATGCTTTACTATGCGCTATCAACTAAGACAGCATCAGCGTGTGCATACAGATATGAAGTACAAATGCGAGAAGTGTGGTAAAGAATTTAAATTGTTGAATACCTTAGAACAGCACTGGACTATTCACACAAACGAAAAACCGTACGTATGCAATGTGTGCGGTAAAGCATTTCGCCTCAAAGCTGGTCTCAAAATTCACATGTACAGTCACACAAATGAAAAACCATACAAATGTGACGTTTGTGGCAAAGACTTTGCTGTGAGAGGCGCTTTTAACGTACATATGCGGATACACACAAAAGAAACACCGCACAAATGTGAAGTGTGTGGAATGGAATTTAGTGGAAAATACCTCCTCCGAAATCATATGTATCTTCACACGCACGAAAAACCACACAAATGTGAGGTATGCGGACAAGGATTTCGCCTAAAGTGCACCCTCAAAAAACATACATATGTGCACTCAAAAGAGAAACGGTTTAAATGTGAACTATGTGGAAAAGGATATCGTGTATGGGATCATCTCAAAACGCACATGTATATTCACACAAACGAAAAACCTTACAAATGTGACGTATGTGGAAAGCATTTCCGTTCTAAACCGAACCTCCAACTCCATATGTTTGTTCACTCGAAAGAAAAACCTCACGAATGTGAAGTATGTGGATTAACTTTTAGCTCTAAAAGAGCCCTCACACAACATGCAAAGACTCACACAGACCTAAAACCGCACAAATGTGACATATGTGGGAAAGAGTTTCGTGTAAAGTACTGCCTCAAAACTCATATGTATTTTCACACAAACGAATATCCTTACAAGTGCGAAGTGTGtggaaaaaaatttcgtgagaaTCATCTCCTCAAAACCCATACTATTTTGCACACAAACGAGAAACCATATAAATGTGAAGTGTGTGGAAAAGAACTGCGCGCAAAACCCTGCCTCAGATCCCATATGTATATACACAGGAACGAATATCCTTACAAATGCCAAGTGTGTGGAAAGCAATTTCGTCAGGGTCATCTCCTCAAAACCCATAGGTATGTTCACACAAATGAAAAACCGTACGCATGTGAAGTGTGTGGAAAAGGATTTTATCATCTCAATACCTTCAAAAGTCACAAGCCATGTAAGAGTCAGAAGTCCCTTCCTTGA
- the LOC131693737 gene encoding zinc finger protein 93-like isoform X1 encodes MAVPSYKMVMELQNPKPNKEKRETIEFIIFPSLKVEKIEIMISNAVSHRCEICDKEFPSNSKLAHHQWNHPYICDLCGGEYRELAHIRYHMQFHRQKSYKCDVCEMLFATELQLNRHKKTHARKRRGSCTGPFMCDLCGRKYRKLNHIRTHMIFHMEKSHKCDVCEKRFAIVDHLNEHKKSHLNDKPHICKLCGKAFHMSHLLKRHTYVHSSEKQFNCNVCGKVFAMSWSFAIHSGIDMNTNELSSCSKHESLRLISTVCDICGKEYRTLEELKRHKKAHNVKSHKCDVCDKAFGSIGRLNEHKKTHSNERSYVCESCGKGFRTRSQLNAHTLTHSKEKPFKCEVCDKSYHQLSQLNSHAVVHTDHVKYKCEICGKGFEFLHALEPHWTLHTNEKLHTCEVCGKAFRLKNGLSKHMLIHTNKNQHKCEVCGKGFCVKYALKIHMKVHANEKPHKCKMCGKAFGHPFSLARHKLVHSW; translated from the exons ATGGCG GTGCCCAGCTACAAGATGGTCATGGAGCTACAAAATCCAAAACCTAATAAGGAGAAAAGAGAAACCATCGAATTTATCATCTTTCCTTCGTTAAAGgtagaaaaaatcgaaataatgaTATCAAATGCCGTTAGCCATCGATGTGAGATTTGTGATAAAGAATTCCCATCTAACTCTAAGCTTGCCCATCATCAGTGGAATCACCCTTATATATGCGACTTGTGTGGAGGAGAATATCGTGAGCTCGCTCATATCAGATATCATATGCAATTTCACAGGCAAAAATCTTACAAATGTGACGTATGTGAGATGCTTTTTGCCACAGAATTACAGCTCAATCGACATAAGAAAACTCACGCTCGTAAACGACGCGGTAGCTGCACAGGTCCCTTCATGTGTGATTTGTGTGGAAGAAAATATCGTAAGCTCAATCACATAAGAACCCATATGATATTTCACATGGAAAAATCTCACAAATGTGACGTGTGTGAGAAAAGATTCGCCATAGTCGACCATCTCAACGAACATAAGAAATCCCATTTGAACGATAAACCTCACATATGTAAATTGTGTGGGAAGGCATTTCATATGAGCCATCTGCTAAAAAGGCACACATATGTTCACTCGAGTGAGAAACAATTCAATTGTAATGTGTGTGGAAAAGTATTCGCTATGTCCTGGAGTTTTGCGATCCACAGTGGAATAGACATGAACACGAACGAACTTTCTTCGTGTAGCAAACATGAATCCCTTCGTCTAATTAGTACAGTCTGTGATATATGCGGAAAAGAATATCGTACACTTGAAGAGCTAAAAAGGCACAAGAAAGCTCACAATGTGAAATCTCACAAATGTGACGTGTGTGACAAAGCTTTTGGTAGCATTGGCCGACTCAATGAACATAAGAAAACTCACTCGAATGAAAGATCATATGTGTGTGAGTCATGTGGAAAGGGATTTCGCACGCGGAGCCAGCTTAATGCTCACACGCTTACACACTCCAAAGAGAAACCTTTCAAGTGTGAAGTATGTGATAAAAGTTATCATCAGCTCTCTCAACTGAACTCACATGCAGTTGTGCACACGGATCATGTAAAGTACAAATGCGAAATATGTGGTAAAGGATTTGAATTCTTGCATGCCTTAGAACCCCACTGGACTCTTCATACCAACGAAAAACTACATACGTGTGAAGTGTGTGGAAAGGCGTTTCGTCTCAAAAATGGTCTGAGCAAACACATGCTTATTCACACAAATAAGAATCAGCACAAATGTGAAGTGTGTGGTAAAGGATTTTGCGTAAAATATGCTCTGAAAATACATATGAAGGTTCACGCAAATGAAAAACCGCACAAATGTAAAATGTGCGGAAAAGCATTTGGTCATCCCTTTTCCCTCGCCCGTCATAAATTAGTTCACTCTTggtaa
- the LOC131693737 gene encoding zinc finger protein 93-like isoform X2, protein MVMELQNPKPNKEKRETIEFIIFPSLKVEKIEIMISNAVSHRCEICDKEFPSNSKLAHHQWNHPYICDLCGGEYRELAHIRYHMQFHRQKSYKCDVCEMLFATELQLNRHKKTHARKRRGSCTGPFMCDLCGRKYRKLNHIRTHMIFHMEKSHKCDVCEKRFAIVDHLNEHKKSHLNDKPHICKLCGKAFHMSHLLKRHTYVHSSEKQFNCNVCGKVFAMSWSFAIHSGIDMNTNELSSCSKHESLRLISTVCDICGKEYRTLEELKRHKKAHNVKSHKCDVCDKAFGSIGRLNEHKKTHSNERSYVCESCGKGFRTRSQLNAHTLTHSKEKPFKCEVCDKSYHQLSQLNSHAVVHTDHVKYKCEICGKGFEFLHALEPHWTLHTNEKLHTCEVCGKAFRLKNGLSKHMLIHTNKNQHKCEVCGKGFCVKYALKIHMKVHANEKPHKCKMCGKAFGHPFSLARHKLVHSW, encoded by the coding sequence ATGGTCATGGAGCTACAAAATCCAAAACCTAATAAGGAGAAAAGAGAAACCATCGAATTTATCATCTTTCCTTCGTTAAAGgtagaaaaaatcgaaataatgaTATCAAATGCCGTTAGCCATCGATGTGAGATTTGTGATAAAGAATTCCCATCTAACTCTAAGCTTGCCCATCATCAGTGGAATCACCCTTATATATGCGACTTGTGTGGAGGAGAATATCGTGAGCTCGCTCATATCAGATATCATATGCAATTTCACAGGCAAAAATCTTACAAATGTGACGTATGTGAGATGCTTTTTGCCACAGAATTACAGCTCAATCGACATAAGAAAACTCACGCTCGTAAACGACGCGGTAGCTGCACAGGTCCCTTCATGTGTGATTTGTGTGGAAGAAAATATCGTAAGCTCAATCACATAAGAACCCATATGATATTTCACATGGAAAAATCTCACAAATGTGACGTGTGTGAGAAAAGATTCGCCATAGTCGACCATCTCAACGAACATAAGAAATCCCATTTGAACGATAAACCTCACATATGTAAATTGTGTGGGAAGGCATTTCATATGAGCCATCTGCTAAAAAGGCACACATATGTTCACTCGAGTGAGAAACAATTCAATTGTAATGTGTGTGGAAAAGTATTCGCTATGTCCTGGAGTTTTGCGATCCACAGTGGAATAGACATGAACACGAACGAACTTTCTTCGTGTAGCAAACATGAATCCCTTCGTCTAATTAGTACAGTCTGTGATATATGCGGAAAAGAATATCGTACACTTGAAGAGCTAAAAAGGCACAAGAAAGCTCACAATGTGAAATCTCACAAATGTGACGTGTGTGACAAAGCTTTTGGTAGCATTGGCCGACTCAATGAACATAAGAAAACTCACTCGAATGAAAGATCATATGTGTGTGAGTCATGTGGAAAGGGATTTCGCACGCGGAGCCAGCTTAATGCTCACACGCTTACACACTCCAAAGAGAAACCTTTCAAGTGTGAAGTATGTGATAAAAGTTATCATCAGCTCTCTCAACTGAACTCACATGCAGTTGTGCACACGGATCATGTAAAGTACAAATGCGAAATATGTGGTAAAGGATTTGAATTCTTGCATGCCTTAGAACCCCACTGGACTCTTCATACCAACGAAAAACTACATACGTGTGAAGTGTGTGGAAAGGCGTTTCGTCTCAAAAATGGTCTGAGCAAACACATGCTTATTCACACAAATAAGAATCAGCACAAATGTGAAGTGTGTGGTAAAGGATTTTGCGTAAAATATGCTCTGAAAATACATATGAAGGTTCACGCAAATGAAAAACCGCACAAATGTAAAATGTGCGGAAAAGCATTTGGTCATCCCTTTTCCCTCGCCCGTCATAAATTAGTTCACTCTTggtaa